Below is a genomic region from Leptotrichia shahii.
ATAGTTTCCTACAACACCATATATCGCATTTAAGACATATACGACAAAATCAACTAGTGCTTGTATCTTCATATATTATTTCCTCCACTTTTTTATTTTAACGGATCATATCCACCCTTATGAAAGGGATGACATTTTAATAGTCTTATTATTGTCAAATAGCTCCCTTTTATTGCCCCATATTTTGTAATTGCCTGTCGTGAATATTCTGAGCAAGTTGGATAAAATCTGC
It encodes:
- the yidD gene encoding membrane protein insertion efficiency factor YidD translates to MKKILLFLIKCYQKCISPYLGKRCRFYPTCSEYSRQAITKYGAIKGSYLTIIRLLKCHPFHKGGYDPLK